One segment of Vulpes lagopus strain Blue_001 chromosome 8, ASM1834538v1, whole genome shotgun sequence DNA contains the following:
- the RPP38 gene encoding ribonuclease P protein subunit p38 — MAAAPQAPGRGSIRKTRPLTVKTSLNNPYTICWTTLEREDMHFILQTLQDRFKSLGLQKIEDKKRKKKQFLKKQSPDKCSTEVDMSEDLKEKQPEDNEQGSGWTPVLVRRQLAIGVNEVTRALEKNGLLLVLVCKSAKPAIITSHLIQLSSSRSVPACQVPRLSETLAPVIGLKCVLALGFRKDTTAFVEEVKAIIPRVPSLHVPWLHGQPKEAWENVDTESPESQDKEILETSFEDLSKRKKKLVEGQQAVVLQPLKIKKVIPNPNKIRKPPKSKKPTSK, encoded by the coding sequence ATGGCTGCAGCTCCTCAAGCACCGGGGCGGGGTTCCATCCGGAAGACAAGACCTTTAACTGTAAAGACATCGTTAAACAACCCATATACTATCTGCTGGACTACTCTAGAGAGAGAAGACATGCACTTCATATTACAGACACTTCAAGACAGATTTAAATCTCTTGGGCTTCAGAAGATTGaggataagaagagaaagaaaaagcagtttttaaaaaaacaaagcccagACAAATGTAGCACAGAAGTTGATATGAGCGAGGATCTGAAAGAGAAACAACCAGAAGATAATGAGCAAGGGTCAGGGTGGACTCCTGTGCTTGTCAGGAGGCAGCTTGCCATCGGTGTTAATGAAGTGACCAGAGCTCTGGAAAAGAATGGGCTGCTGCTGGTCCTCGTGTGTAAGTCAGCCAAGCCTGCCATCATCACCTCCCACCTGATTCAGTTGAGCTCCAGCAGATCAGTGCCTGCTTGTCAGGTTCCCCGTCTCAGTGAGACACTCGCACCTGTCATTGGCTTAAAATGTGTCCTGGCCTTGGGGTTCAGAAAGGACACCACAGCTTTTGTTGAGGAGGTAAAAGCCATAATTCCCCGAGTACCCAGTTTACATGTACCATGGCTGCATGGGCAGCCTAAAGAGGCCTGGGAAAATGTAGACACTGAATCTCCAGAAAGCCAGGACAAGGAGATTTTAGAAACTTCCTTTGAAGACCTCTCTAAACGTAAAAAGAAGCTTGTGGAAGGTCAGCAGGCTGTAGTGTTACAACCCCTGAAAATAAAGAAAGTGATTCCAAACCCCAATAAGATAAGGAAACCACCCAAAAGTAAAAAACCGACTTCAAAGTAA